The Dyella caseinilytica genome has a window encoding:
- a CDS encoding paraquat-inducible protein A, translating into MNLPSSPRGQVNPALTSTLLICEHCDTVYRRRPLARGDVARCTRCHAVLERHQRIGLDAMLALVAGVMVVFVQANVWPIITLSLNGEQIRTRLWGIIAMMWQEHSQVVAVLAAATLFFFPLCKMLTLGWLLIFARAGRRAPGFKSLMVLLHYIGPWTMSEVFVLGVLVSIVKAHLYFDVTPDAGVYAYAVLAIFITIFSGIDVRRFWELLPEEAS; encoded by the coding sequence ATGAATTTGCCATCCTCCCCTCGCGGACAGGTCAATCCAGCGCTCACCTCGACGCTGCTGATCTGCGAGCACTGCGACACGGTTTATCGCCGCCGCCCTCTGGCGCGTGGCGATGTGGCCCGTTGTACGCGTTGCCATGCCGTGCTGGAAAGGCATCAGCGGATTGGCCTGGATGCGATGCTGGCCTTGGTGGCGGGGGTGATGGTGGTGTTCGTGCAGGCCAATGTTTGGCCGATCATCACGCTGAGCTTGAATGGCGAGCAGATCCGCACCCGCCTGTGGGGCATCATTGCGATGATGTGGCAGGAGCATTCGCAGGTGGTGGCGGTGCTGGCGGCAGCGACGCTGTTCTTCTTTCCCCTGTGCAAGATGCTGACGCTGGGCTGGCTGCTGATTTTTGCCCGGGCAGGGCGTCGGGCTCCCGGCTTCAAGTCGTTGATGGTGCTGCTGCACTACATTGGTCCTTGGACGATGAGCGAAGTGTTTGTGCTCGGTGTACTGGTTTCGATCGTCAAGGCACATCTGTATTTCGATGTGACGCCGGATGCGGGTGTGTATGCATACGCGGTGCTGGCGATCTTCATCACGATTTTTTCGGGCATTGATGTGCGCCGGTTCTGGGAGCTGCTTCCGGAGGAGGCGTCGTGA